Proteins from one Caulobacter sp. X genomic window:
- a CDS encoding c-type cytochrome, with translation MRLSAVSSMMVLGGAVLCLAACQPKPTAAPGALLGWAYPQGQKSNLPPYPTGPQHIPGSTVTYTGEALNKGAGPPDWFPDSHPPAPEVVAQGRKGLMACAECHQIGGGGSLGTPNLAGLSEEYIVQQVREFREGRRTSWRANWPTNQDMIKVAKTVTDEELAAAAAYYAALPYKPRVRVVEGTTAPATKPNYYGWLDLDPDKPDQPLNGQVIEVAEDWPRMLLADPNAVIVVHAPVGSTARGEALAKSGGPGGQVCAACHGESLRGSPVAPPLAGRSAAYLARQLLDIKTGARSGPSVSQMQGPANGLSDEQIRDLAVYAASLRP, from the coding sequence ATGCGGTTGAGCGCGGTGTCGTCGATGATGGTCCTGGGCGGCGCTGTGCTTTGCCTGGCCGCCTGCCAGCCCAAGCCAACCGCCGCGCCGGGAGCCCTGCTCGGCTGGGCCTATCCGCAAGGCCAGAAGTCCAATCTGCCGCCCTATCCGACCGGCCCTCAGCATATTCCCGGCAGCACGGTGACCTATACCGGCGAGGCGCTGAACAAGGGCGCGGGTCCGCCCGACTGGTTCCCCGACAGCCATCCGCCCGCGCCCGAGGTGGTCGCCCAGGGCCGCAAGGGCCTGATGGCCTGCGCCGAATGCCACCAGATCGGCGGCGGCGGCTCGCTGGGCACGCCGAACCTGGCGGGGCTTTCCGAGGAATACATTGTCCAGCAGGTGCGCGAGTTCCGCGAGGGCCGACGTACGTCGTGGAGAGCCAACTGGCCCACGAACCAGGACATGATCAAGGTCGCCAAGACCGTCACGGACGAGGAGCTCGCGGCCGCCGCGGCCTATTACGCCGCCCTGCCCTACAAGCCGCGCGTCCGCGTCGTGGAAGGAACCACCGCGCCGGCGACCAAGCCGAACTATTACGGCTGGCTGGATCTCGACCCCGACAAGCCGGATCAGCCGCTGAACGGCCAGGTGATCGAGGTCGCCGAGGACTGGCCGCGCATGCTGCTGGCCGATCCGAACGCGGTGATCGTGGTCCATGCGCCGGTCGGATCGACGGCGCGGGGCGAGGCGCTCGCCAAGTCCGGCGGCCCCGGCGGCCAGGTCTGCGCGGCCTGCCATGGCGAGAGCCTGAGGGGCTCCCCCGTCGCCCCGCCCTTGGCGGGACGCTCGGCGGCGTACCTGGCGCGGCAACTTCTGGACATCAAAACGGGCGCGCGAAGCGGTCCGTCGGTGAGCCAGATGCAGGGGCCGGCAAATGGCCTGAGCGACGAGCAAATCCGAGACCTGGCGGTCTATGCGGCGTCGTTGAGGCCTTAA
- a CDS encoding metal-dependent hydrolase, which translates to MSETKHTPDDLHVAPRDIRFNLDSARQGHWLGGDPVGTAVFNALSLTFPDGERMFMDAVKAYRDRLTGKLAEDARGFMVQEAIHSREHHQLNSLIDRDRYPVAEIEETIRGRVKMARDRGPMGMLISTIALEHFTAMMAEMHARHRDLFATTDPEIEKLWRWHAMEETEHKAVAYDVFLEVTKDWSPLKRYYVRCRAMALVTYMFTRNITRYAARLLETDGYSPEDALKAVKRYVWREPGIFSRGAKTYFAWYRPGFHPWDQDDRAQFADWKAEFDAAAA; encoded by the coding sequence ATGTCCGAGACCAAGCATACGCCCGACGACCTCCACGTCGCCCCGCGCGATATCCGTTTCAACCTCGACAGCGCCCGCCAAGGTCACTGGCTGGGCGGCGATCCGGTCGGCACGGCGGTGTTCAACGCCCTGTCCCTGACCTTCCCCGACGGCGAGCGGATGTTCATGGACGCCGTGAAGGCCTATCGCGACCGGCTCACCGGCAAGCTCGCGGAAGACGCCCGGGGCTTCATGGTCCAGGAAGCGATCCACTCGCGCGAGCACCACCAGCTGAACAGCCTGATCGACCGCGACCGCTATCCAGTGGCCGAGATCGAGGAGACGATCCGCGGCCGCGTGAAGATGGCCCGCGATCGCGGCCCGATGGGCATGCTGATCTCGACCATCGCGCTGGAGCACTTCACCGCCATGATGGCCGAGATGCACGCACGCCATCGCGACCTCTTCGCCACCACCGATCCCGAGATCGAGAAGCTGTGGCGCTGGCACGCCATGGAGGAGACCGAGCACAAGGCCGTCGCCTACGACGTCTTCCTGGAGGTGACCAAGGACTGGTCGCCGCTGAAGCGCTACTACGTCCGCTGCCGGGCCATGGCCCTGGTGACCTATATGTTCACCCGCAACATCACCCGCTACGCCGCGCGGCTGCTCGAAACCGACGGTTATTCGCCGGAAGACGCGCTGAAGGCGGTGAAGCGCTATGTCTGGCGTGAGCCGGGCATCTTCAGTCGCGGCGCCAAGACCTATTTCGCCTGGTACCGCCCCGGGTTCCACCCGTGGGACCAGGATGATCGCGCTCAGTTCGCCGACTGGAAAGCCGAGTTCGACGCGGCGGCCGCATGA
- a CDS encoding TetR/AcrR family transcriptional regulator has protein sequence MVILTKMSIEASAPRPPRVRRSPEAARENILAAAEAILVEQGPQALKLADVAKAAGVVHANVIHHFGSISGVETALMERMIRALADRVIEGFNVGGATAGFGAQALFEAFEAKGAARLAAWLELTGESRRMTLVRDVVDEVVDTRVAQAVGLDREAIVDFILLNIILAVGVGLFGPTLSELLGRPPQRARELALDMVQGRISALAAKG, from the coding sequence TTGGTCATACTGACAAAAATGTCAATAGAAGCGTCCGCGCCCCGTCCGCCCCGAGTCCGTCGCTCGCCCGAGGCCGCGCGCGAGAACATCCTAGCCGCCGCCGAGGCGATCCTTGTGGAGCAAGGGCCTCAGGCGCTGAAGCTGGCGGATGTGGCCAAGGCCGCGGGCGTGGTCCACGCCAATGTCATCCACCATTTCGGCTCGATCTCGGGGGTCGAGACGGCGCTGATGGAACGGATGATCCGCGCCCTGGCCGACAGGGTGATCGAGGGCTTCAATGTCGGCGGCGCGACGGCCGGATTCGGCGCCCAGGCGCTGTTCGAGGCTTTCGAGGCCAAGGGCGCGGCCCGTCTGGCGGCGTGGCTGGAGCTGACGGGCGAGAGCCGGCGCATGACCCTGGTCCGCGACGTCGTCGACGAGGTCGTCGACACACGCGTGGCTCAGGCGGTCGGCCTGGATCGCGAGGCGATCGTCGACTTCATCCTGCTCAACATCATCCTGGCGGTTGGGGTCGGACTGTTCGGACCGACCTTGTCCGAGCTGCTGGGGCGGCCTCCGCAGCGGGCGCGAGAGCTGGCGCTCGACATGGTTCAGGGACGCATCAGCGCCCTGGCCGCGAAGGGCTAG